A part of Patagioenas fasciata isolate bPatFas1 chromosome 30, bPatFas1.hap1, whole genome shotgun sequence genomic DNA contains:
- the LOC136112734 gene encoding putative PIP5K1A and PSMD4-like protein, whose amino-acid sequence MAAAAGPESGGSSGSSGGLAGSSTFKKSLTPEMPGGSGQPGSQTIKKGHRGVDSTGETTYKKTTSSALKGAIQLGITHTVGSLSTKPERDVLMQDFYVVESIFFPSEGSNLTPAHHYNDFRFKTYAPVAFRYFRELFGIRPDDYLYSLCNEPLIELSNSGASGSLFYVSSDDEFIIKTVQHKEAEFLQKLLPGYYMNLNQNPRTLLPKFYGLYCVQAGGKNIRIVVMNNLLPRSVKMHLKYDLKGSTYKRRASQKERDKVFPTYKDLDFMQDIPDGLFLDSDMYNALCKTLQRDCLVLQSFKIMDYSLLVAIHNMDLAQREHAMADGTSQADTRRPAAQKALYSTAMESIQGEARRGGTIETDDQMGGIPARNAKGERLLLYIGIIDVLQSYRFVKKLEHSWKALVHDGDTVSVHRPSFYAERFQRFMCNTVFKKIPLKPSPSKKSRSGTAVPRRSCQGGLPSQLHMSCETKAQVTAEADVEQGSHLGRPDLLPRTLPVDEANSDSIATTLSTSSLGSGGLNSPANRSVGVQVHKADSSAKDVPRTAAGTFAPSGSPGPSLPERAAELREQLEDLQETEISFAEPWTPGCHHCPSFAAWRERSRCEEEEEEEELLLRVCRNPWKMDPMSVVPPQTSQERATQAEPPRPAPGDGCSRHPNRSKPIASSRRCELRVTDPSCPRCCRRHPPERGTAVAPGGTVVLFCSQSASALLDRTRASLREGGKMVLESTMVCVDNSEYMRNGDFLPTRLQAQQDAVNIVCHSKTRSNPENNVGLITLANNCEVLTTLTPDTGRILSKLHTVQPKGKITFCTGIRVAHLALKHRQGKNHKMRIIAFVGSPVEDNEKDLVKLAKRLKKEKVNVDIINFGEEEANTDKLTAFINTLNGKDGSGSHLVTVPPGPSLADALISSPILAGEGGAMLGLGASDFEFGVDPSADPELALALRVSMEEQRQRQEEEARRAAAASAAEAGIVASGGDDSDDALLKMTITQQEFGRAGLPDLSSMTEEEQIAYAMQMSLQGAEFAQAEAAEVDSSTAMDTSEPAKEEDDYDVMQDPEFLQSVLENLPGVDPNNEAIRNAMGSLASQAAKDSKDKKDEDKK is encoded by the exons GATCGTCTACGTTCAAAAAGTCCCTCACCCCCGAG ATGCCGGGTGGTTCTGGGCAGCCGGGCTCGCAGACGATAAAGAAAGGGCACCGAGGAGTGGACTCCACGGGTGAAACCACCTATAAAAAG ACGACATCGTCTGCCTTGAAAGGCGCCATCCAGCTGGGCATCACACACACCGTTGGCAGCTTGAGCACCAAACCTGAACGAGACGTTCTCATGCAAGATTTCTACGTCGTAGAAAGTAttttcttccccag TGAAGGGAGCAACCTGACCCCAGCTCATCACTACAACGACTTTCGGTTCAAAACTTACGCTCCAGTGGCCTTTCGCTATTTCCGGGAGCTCTTTGGCATCCGACCAGACGATTACTTG TACTCGCTCTGCAACGAGCCGCTCATTGAGCTTTCAAACTCTGGGGCCAGTGGATCCCTTTTCTACGTGTCCAGCGATGATGAGTTTATCATCAAGACGGTTCAGCACAAAGAGGCCGAGTTCTTACAGAAGCTGCTGCCCGGCTACTACATG AATTTGAACCAGAACCCCAGAACGCTGCTGCCAAAGTTTTACGGCTTGTACTGCGTCCAGGCCGGAGGCAAAAACATTCGCATCGTCGTGATGAACAACCTACTGCCGCGCTCCGTCAAAATGCACCTGAAATACGACCTCAAGGGCTCCACCTACAAGCGCCGAGCGTCCCAGAAGGAGCGAGATAAGGTTTTCCCAACGTACAAAGACTTGGATTTTATGCAGGACATCCCCGACGGCCTCTTCTTGGACTCTGACATGTACAACGCTCTGTGCAAAACGTTACAAAGAGACTGTTTG GTCCTTCAGAGCTTCAAAATCATGGATTACAGCTTGCTGGTCGCCATCCACAACATGGACCTGGCGCAGAGGGAGCACGCGATGGCGGACGGGACGTCCCAGGCCGACACGCGCCGCCCTGCCGCCCAGAAGGCGCTTTACTCCACGGccatggaatccatccaaggagAGGCCCGGCGAGGCGGCACCATAGAAACCGACGACCA GATGGGAGGCATTCCGGCCCGCAACGCCAAGGGGGAGAGGCTGCTGCTCTACATCGGCATCATCGACGTGCTGCAGTCCTACAG ATTCGTCAAGAAGCTGGAGCACTCTTGGAAGGCGCTTGTGCACGATGGG GACACCGTATCCGTGCACAGGCCCAGCTTCTACGCCGAGAGGTTCCAACGGTTCATGTGCAACACGGTGTTCAAGAAAATACCAC TAAAGCCGTCGCCTTCAAAGAAGAGCCGGTCCGGCACCGCGGTTCCGCGGCGGAGCTGCCAGGGAGGACTTCCTTCCCAATTGCACATGTCGTGCGAGACGAAAGCACAAGTGACCGCCGAGGCGGACGTAGAGCAAG GTTCCCACCTCGGTCGCCCAGATCTGCTGCCCAGGACGCTGCCGGTAGACGAAGCCAACAGCGATTCCATCGCCACCACCCTGTCCACCTCCTCCCTGGGCAGCGGAGGCCTCAACTCCCCCGCCAACAG GTCGGTGGGCGTGCAAGTGCACAAAGCTGACAGCTCGGCCAAGGATGTGCCTAGAACAGCTGCCGGCACCTTCGCGCCGAG CGGCTCCCCGGGACCGTCCCTCCCCGAGCGCGCCGCGGAGCTGAGAGAGCAGCTGGAGGACCTGCAGGAGACAGAGATCAGCTTT GCTGAGCCTTGGACACCTGGATGTCACCACTGTCCTTCTTTTGCGGCCTGGCGGGAGCGGAGCCggtgcgaggaggaggaggaggaggaagagctgctGCTCCGCGTGTGCCGAAACCCTTGGAAAATGGACCCAATGTCCGTGGTGCCGCCGCAAACCTCCCAAGAACGGGCGACACAGGCGGAGCCTCCCCGGCCGG CGCCGGGTGACGGGTGTTCCCGTCACCCCAACCGCTCCAAGCCCATCGCGAGCAGCCGCCGTTGTGAGCTCCGGGTGACGGACCCCTCCTGTCCCCGGTGTTGTCGTCGTCACCCCCCGGAGCGAGGGACAGCTGTGGCGCCGGGTGGCACCGTCGTCCTTTTCTGT AGCCAATCAGCGAGCGCCTTATTAGACCGGACCCGGGCCAGCCTGAGGGAAGGGGGCAAGATGGTTCTGGAGAGCACCATGGTGTG TGTCGACAATAGTGAGTACATGAGGAATGGAGACTTCTTACCCACCCGCCTGCAAGCCCAGCAAGACGCCGTCAACATCGTGTGCCACTCGAAAACCCGCAGCAACCCCGAGAACAACGTGGGGCTCATCACCTTGGCCAA TAACTGTGAGGTGTTGACCACGCTCACGCCAGACACGGGCCGGATCCTGTCCAAGCTACACACAGTGCAGCCCAAAGGGAAAATCACCTTTTGCACGGGGATCAGAGTCGCTCAC CTGGCGTTGAAACATCGCCAGGGCAAGAACCACAAGATGCGCATCATCGCCTTTGTTGGGAGCCCTGTAGAAGATAACGAGAAAGAC CTGGTGAAGCTGGCCAAGCGGCTGAAGAAGGAGAAGGTCAACGTCGATATCATCAATTTTGGAGAAGAG GAAGCCAACACGGACAAGCTGACCGCCTTCATCAACACCCTCAACGGCAAGGACGGCAGTGGCTCCCACCTGGTGACGGTGCCGCCGGGGCCGTCGTTGGCCGATGCCCTCATCAGCTCGCCCATCCTGGCTGGGGAAGGTGgtgccatgttgggtttgggcgCCAGCGACTTCGAATTCGGCGTGGACCCCAGCGCCGACCCCGAGCTGGCACTG GCTCTGCGTGTGTCCATGGAGGAGCAGAGGcagcggcaggaggaggaggccaGGAGGGCTGCGGCGGCATCCGCGGCCGAAGCCGGGATCGTGGCCAGCGGTGGGGACG ACTCGGACGACGCTCTGCTGAAGATGACGATCACGCAGCAGGAGttcggccgggccgggctgcccGACCTCAGCAGCATGACGGAGGAGGAGCAGATCGCCTACGCCATGCAGATGTCCCTGCAGGGAGCGG AGTTTGCGCAGGCGGAGGCGGCCGAAGTGGACAGCAGCACGGCCATGGACACCTCCGAACCCGCCAAG GAGGAAGACGACTACGACGTGATGCAGGACCCCGAGTTCCTGCAGAGCGTCCTGGAGAACCTGCCGGGCGTGGACCCCAACAACGAGGCGATCCGCAACGCCATGGGCTCGCTGGCCTCGCAGGCTGCCAAGGACAGCAAGGACAAGAAGGACGAGGACAAGAAGTGA